The genome window CCACACCTGCCAGTGCCAGGCGTGGCAATGACGCGAAGAGCAGTGTGAGTCATCTACAGCTCCAAAGAAAGTCGATACAGAGCAAAAATAATGAATTGGAAACTTCGATGTTAGAGTTTGTCGGAGCAAGGACATAGGTGAATCAAGTGGATTCCTCAATGACGCGAGAAACTAATCAGGTCTGGCATTTTGGACAATAGTAAGTGCTGCGCTGGGCTTGCACTAAGCGTTTTATTGGCGTCTTACAGCGCTTGCAGGGCAAGCCGGCGCGGTCGTAAACGCGTAA of bacterium contains these proteins:
- a CDS encoding DNA-formamidopyrimidine glycosylase; its protein translation is LRVYDRAGLPCKRCKTPIKRLVQAQRSTYYCPKCQT